Proteins from a single region of Candidatus Binatia bacterium:
- a CDS encoding cytochrome c oxidase subunit III codes for MRRSAFSTVVVLLGTAFLYTASAEEGKGGVARPENFREWNHVKSMVILPGHPLADSFGGMHHVYVNDKGLEAAKRGGPYPDGTVFVFDLFESPEKDRAHVAGKRKFTAAMVKDRKAHAETGGWGFAVFQPDGSGGLVPDAKGACFSCHASQKENDFVFSRWGE; via the coding sequence ATGAGACGTTCGGCTTTTTCGACCGTTGTCGTGCTGCTGGGCACCGCTTTCCTCTACACGGCCTCGGCCGAAGAGGGCAAGGGAGGGGTTGCGAGACCCGAGAACTTCCGCGAGTGGAACCACGTGAAGAGCATGGTGATCCTGCCCGGGCATCCGCTCGCGGACTCCTTCGGGGGGATGCACCACGTCTACGTCAACGACAAGGGTCTCGAAGCCGCGAAACGAGGCGGGCCCTATCCGGACGGCACCGTTTTCGTGTTCGACCTCTTCGAGTCGCCCGAGAAAGACCGGGCCCACGTGGCCGGGAAGCGGAAGTTCACGGCGGCCATGGTGAAAGATCGAAAAGCCCACGCCGAGACGGGCGGGTGGGGCTTCGCGGTCTTCCAGCCGGACGGAAGCGGCGGTCTCGTCCCCGACGCGAAGGGCGCCTGCTTTTCGTGCCACGCGAGCCAGAAGGAAAACGATTTCGTCTTCTCGCGCTGGGGAGAATAG
- a CDS encoding SnoK protein has translation MVLSEELRRAFAEAGFFRLERVFDESELSEMRSAYDEILAHPLLLGEQGKGKFQYSPLLHIQSPVLCRYATSPKLVGLAVELLGPDVRLYWDQAVSKPPGATSDVPWHQDNGYTAVDPPEYVTCTVALDDSTVENGCLWIQPGSHRHGVLAHRPTDFFFQVGYEGPATGVPVEARAGDVVVFSSLTLHRTGPNLSDRPRRSWVVQFCRADAKNAETGKPFDDRLLVARGGKVLREPLRERPFDLSGSFRGRSGRLPS, from the coding sequence ATGGTGCTGTCCGAGGAACTACGAAGGGCCTTTGCGGAGGCGGGATTTTTCCGGCTCGAGCGCGTGTTCGACGAAAGCGAGCTCTCGGAGATGCGCTCGGCCTACGACGAGATCCTGGCCCATCCCCTCCTTCTCGGAGAACAAGGCAAGGGAAAATTCCAGTACAGCCCCCTTCTTCACATCCAGAGTCCCGTGCTTTGCCGGTACGCCACTTCTCCGAAGCTCGTGGGGTTAGCCGTCGAGCTTCTCGGGCCCGACGTTCGGCTCTACTGGGACCAGGCGGTCTCGAAGCCCCCCGGCGCCACGTCGGACGTTCCGTGGCACCAGGACAACGGGTACACCGCCGTCGACCCGCCGGAGTACGTGACCTGTACCGTGGCTCTCGACGACTCCACGGTCGAGAACGGCTGCCTCTGGATCCAGCCCGGGAGCCACCGCCACGGCGTCCTTGCGCATCGTCCGACGGACTTTTTCTTCCAGGTGGGCTACGAAGGTCCCGCGACCGGCGTTCCGGTCGAGGCCAGGGCGGGCGACGTCGTCGTGTTCTCGTCCTTGACGCTTCACAGGACCGGCCCGAACCTTTCCGATCGCCCGCGTCGCTCGTGGGTCGTGCAGTTCTGTCGAGCCGACGCGAAAAACGCCGAGACCGGAAAGCCGTTCGACGACCGGCTTCTCGTGGCGCGAGGAGGAAAGGTTCTGCGGGAGCCCCTTCGGGAAAGGCCGTTCGACCTCTCGGGGAGTTTTCGCGGGCGGTCGGGCCGCCTCCCGTCCTGA
- a CDS encoding 3-oxoadipate enol-lactonase has translation MRIDLGTHELRLREAGRGDPVFLCLHGLADTGEIWSKLVPHLAAHGRVLSLDQRAHGSSGAPPGPYRREDLAADVVAVLDRVGVRKAVLVGHSMGGVVALTTALAYPERVAGLLLLGTTSQCSRQAAEWYEKIARAAETDGIEGFRRAIYGRVEKTIEGDAQGLAHVTRCLRSLHGDPLTPRLGELRCPACFLVGSKDPMGTKASEIAAAAVPGAELEVLEGHGHWLHVEAPEKVALAALRLLRRIEGKGGEA, from the coding sequence ATGCGGATCGACCTCGGGACGCACGAGCTTCGCCTCCGGGAGGCCGGGCGCGGAGATCCGGTTTTTCTCTGCCTTCACGGCCTCGCCGACACCGGCGAGATCTGGTCGAAGCTCGTCCCGCATCTCGCGGCGCACGGGCGCGTTCTGTCGCTCGACCAGCGGGCTCACGGGTCTTCGGGGGCGCCGCCGGGCCCTTACCGGCGGGAAGACCTCGCGGCCGACGTCGTCGCCGTGCTCGACCGTGTGGGAGTCCGGAAAGCCGTGCTCGTCGGTCACTCGATGGGCGGCGTCGTGGCGCTCACCACGGCGCTCGCGTATCCGGAGCGCGTGGCGGGGCTCCTTCTGCTCGGCACGACGAGCCAGTGCAGCCGGCAGGCCGCCGAGTGGTACGAGAAAATCGCGCGGGCTGCCGAAACCGACGGGATCGAGGGGTTCCGGAGGGCGATCTACGGCCGGGTGGAAAAGACGATCGAGGGCGACGCGCAGGGTCTCGCGCACGTGACCCGCTGCCTTCGGAGTCTCCACGGAGACCCCCTGACTCCGAGGCTCGGGGAGTTGCGATGTCCCGCCTGTTTTCTCGTCGGGTCGAAGGACCCCATGGGGACGAAAGCGTCGGAAATCGCGGCGGCCGCCGTCCCGGGCGCCGAGCTCGAGGTGCTCGAGGGTCACGGTCACTGGCTTCACGTCGAGGCGCCGGAGAAGGTGGCGCTCGCGGCGCTGAGACTTCTCCGAAGGATCGAGGGAAAAGGAGGAGAGGCATGA
- the hmd gene encoding N5,N10-methylene tetrahydromethanopterin reductase — translation MKVGLLLGSLDHAASLGELAAFVEELGFDSIWAGDHVSFPAPILDPLEVLACYAVRTSRVLLGTCVYLLPLRHPTPVAKMTSSLDFLAGGRFVFGVGVGGEFPAEFAACEVSVRERGARADEAIDLLRLFWRGEKRRFEGRFFRLETVPLEPRSPRPAGPPVWVGGRSDAALRRAARRGDGYVGYLLDPPKFRARMEKIREMAGDRPVTGALLCFSYVDDDRESALAHLGAALGAMYGRPMEEAAARYCVAGPREAFLATLEAYRDAGVEHLVLAPMASGARLREQIEKTAELVRSAQGASV, via the coding sequence ATGAAGGTCGGGCTCTTGCTCGGAAGCCTCGACCATGCCGCGAGTCTCGGTGAGCTCGCGGCATTCGTCGAAGAGCTGGGCTTCGATTCGATCTGGGCGGGCGACCACGTTTCCTTTCCGGCGCCGATCCTCGACCCGCTCGAGGTGCTCGCCTGCTACGCCGTGCGGACGAGTCGGGTGCTTCTCGGGACCTGCGTCTATCTCCTTCCGCTGCGCCATCCCACGCCGGTGGCGAAAATGACGAGTTCCCTCGACTTCCTCGCGGGCGGAAGGTTCGTGTTCGGCGTCGGTGTGGGAGGCGAGTTCCCGGCGGAGTTCGCCGCCTGCGAGGTGTCCGTCCGCGAGCGCGGGGCGCGCGCCGACGAGGCGATCGACCTTCTTCGCCTCTTCTGGCGCGGAGAGAAAAGGCGATTCGAGGGCCGCTTTTTCCGTCTCGAAACCGTCCCCCTCGAACCGAGGTCCCCTCGGCCCGCGGGCCCGCCGGTCTGGGTGGGGGGGCGCTCGGACGCGGCCTTGCGCCGGGCGGCCCGGAGGGGGGACGGGTACGTGGGCTACCTCCTCGACCCTCCGAAGTTCCGCGCACGGATGGAGAAAATCCGCGAGATGGCGGGCGACCGTCCGGTGACGGGGGCGCTCCTTTGCTTTTCGTACGTGGACGACGATCGAGAGAGCGCTCTCGCGCACCTCGGCGCGGCGCTCGGGGCCATGTACGGAAGGCCGATGGAAGAAGCCGCGGCGCGGTACTGCGTCGCGGGTCCGCGGGAGGCCTTCCTGGCCACGCTCGAGGCTTACCGGGACGCAGGCGTCGAGCACCTCGTTCTCGCTCCGATGGCCTCGGGAGCTCGGCTTCGGGAGCAGATCGAAAAAACGGCCGAGCTCGTGCGTAGCGCTCAGGGGGCGTCCGTTTGA
- a CDS encoding prenyltransferase yields MDRARMRLGRRELERSADWVAGHQRRDGGIPWFPGGKLDPWDHVQCAMGLASMGRLEEARRAYRFLAETQDRDGTWPSAATATEVLDATRDSNHAAYVATGLWHYYRASGDVAFLRTLWPVLERAVGFVLRLQDESGVVAWAADPNGVVWPAPLVAGCSSIHGSLLCAVRIAGVLGYERPEWERARRRLARAMRERYELFLEAPVPAPPGQFSMDWYYPVLGGILRGEAGRRRLFAGKDVYLDEGAGCRCVVERPWYTVAETCELVLALDACGLGDRGLDLFSWVHTLREGDGGYWTGIAYPEMLLWPVERPSWTTATVLLAADALFGEGPTSGFFRELGAEDQPPRKRASFRDLDLRLA; encoded by the coding sequence ATGGACCGGGCTCGGATGCGTCTCGGACGCCGGGAACTCGAACGCTCGGCGGACTGGGTGGCCGGACACCAGCGGAGGGACGGTGGCATTCCGTGGTTCCCGGGGGGCAAGCTCGACCCGTGGGACCACGTGCAGTGCGCGATGGGCCTGGCCTCGATGGGACGGCTCGAAGAAGCGAGGCGGGCGTACCGGTTCCTGGCGGAAACGCAGGACCGGGACGGAACGTGGCCGTCCGCGGCGACCGCGACCGAGGTTCTCGATGCGACGCGTGACTCGAACCATGCGGCCTACGTGGCCACGGGTCTCTGGCACTACTACCGTGCGAGCGGTGACGTCGCGTTCTTGCGGACCCTCTGGCCCGTGCTCGAGCGTGCCGTCGGGTTCGTGCTCCGGCTCCAGGACGAGTCCGGAGTCGTGGCCTGGGCCGCGGACCCGAACGGGGTCGTGTGGCCGGCGCCGCTCGTCGCGGGGTGTTCCTCCATCCACGGAAGCCTCCTCTGCGCGGTGCGGATCGCCGGAGTCCTGGGCTACGAGAGACCCGAGTGGGAGAGGGCTCGGCGGCGACTCGCCCGGGCCATGCGAGAACGTTACGAGCTTTTCCTCGAGGCACCCGTGCCCGCTCCTCCCGGCCAATTCTCCATGGACTGGTACTACCCCGTCCTCGGCGGGATTCTCCGAGGGGAGGCCGGACGTCGCCGGCTGTTCGCCGGCAAGGACGTCTACCTCGACGAGGGGGCCGGCTGCCGCTGCGTCGTCGAGCGCCCGTGGTACACGGTAGCGGAAACGTGCGAGCTCGTTCTCGCGCTCGACGCCTGCGGGCTCGGGGATCGAGGGCTCGACCTTTTTTCGTGGGTCCACACGCTTCGCGAGGGCGACGGCGGCTACTGGACCGGGATCGCGTATCCCGAGATGCTCCTCTGGCCCGTGGAGCGTCCGTCGTGGACGACCGCCACGGTTCTCCTCGCGGCGGATGCTCTTTTCGGCGAGGGCCCGACGAGCGGCTTTTTCCGCGAGCTCGGGGCCGAAGACCAGCCGCCGCGGAAGCGCGCCTCGTTCCGCGACCTCGATCTTCGGTTGGCCTAG
- a CDS encoding protoporphyrinogen oxidase codes for MVRLAVVGAGLSGLACANRFLELAAERRLSADVVVFEAERRAGGVVRTERVGSFLLEAGPDSFLSEKPWARDLATRLGLEGEILGTREEERRTFVLSSGRLHPLPEGFVLLAPTRPGPVLRSSLFSWRGKLRLGLELLLPRGSEARDESVADFVLRRFGREALERVADPLVAGIYGTDAERLSLRATLPRFFELERKYRSVTLGILRERKRIAGVGPGASGARWSLFLSFREGMRTLVDALVARMPEGALHLGERVLSATPSGSRWRLETDQGTVVETDGVVLAVPAFAAARILEPVDATLARELAGVPYGGVATVHLALPEGEIGAELSGFGFVVARSDRKRVAACSYVHRKYPGRAPEGYALLRAFVCGSELPEEDRLVGEVRDELARILRIRSEPTLARAFRHPRALPHYPPGYPATLERIQRSVRRHRGLALAGNAYGGVGVPDCIRSGETAAERVLSDLS; via the coding sequence GTGGTGCGCCTAGCGGTCGTAGGGGCGGGCCTTTCGGGGCTCGCTTGCGCGAATCGATTTCTCGAGCTCGCGGCCGAGCGAAGGCTTTCGGCCGATGTCGTCGTGTTCGAGGCCGAAAGGCGCGCGGGCGGCGTGGTCCGCACGGAGCGGGTCGGAAGCTTCCTCCTCGAGGCCGGGCCCGATTCCTTTCTTTCCGAGAAGCCGTGGGCTCGGGACCTGGCGACGCGGCTGGGCCTCGAAGGGGAGATCCTGGGGACGCGGGAGGAGGAGAGGCGCACGTTCGTCCTCTCGAGCGGCCGCCTGCACCCACTGCCCGAGGGCTTCGTCCTCCTGGCGCCGACGAGACCCGGGCCGGTTCTGCGAAGCTCCCTCTTCAGCTGGCGCGGGAAACTGCGGCTCGGGTTGGAGCTCCTGCTGCCACGGGGTTCCGAAGCGCGCGACGAAAGCGTCGCCGACTTCGTCCTCCGCCGGTTCGGCCGGGAAGCCCTCGAGCGAGTCGCCGACCCTCTGGTGGCCGGCATCTACGGCACGGATGCGGAGCGACTGAGTCTCCGGGCCACCCTGCCTCGGTTCTTCGAGCTCGAGCGCAAATACCGGAGCGTCACGCTCGGAATTCTCCGCGAGCGAAAACGCATCGCCGGGGTGGGCCCGGGGGCGAGCGGTGCCCGCTGGAGTCTCTTTCTGAGCTTCCGGGAAGGCATGCGCACGCTCGTCGACGCACTCGTCGCGCGCATGCCCGAAGGGGCGCTCCACCTCGGAGAGAGGGTGCTCTCGGCGACTCCGTCGGGATCGCGGTGGCGTCTCGAGACGGACCAGGGCACGGTGGTCGAGACGGACGGAGTCGTCCTGGCCGTGCCGGCGTTCGCGGCGGCACGGATCCTCGAACCCGTCGACGCCACGCTGGCCCGAGAGCTTGCCGGAGTGCCCTACGGGGGCGTCGCCACCGTGCACCTGGCCCTACCCGAAGGCGAGATCGGCGCGGAGCTCTCGGGGTTCGGGTTCGTCGTGGCGCGATCCGACCGGAAGAGGGTAGCCGCGTGCTCCTACGTCCACCGGAAATATCCGGGACGAGCTCCCGAGGGATACGCGCTGCTGCGAGCTTTCGTGTGCGGCAGCGAACTGCCCGAGGAAGATCGTCTCGTCGGCGAAGTCCGCGACGAACTCGCGCGAATTCTCCGGATCCGGTCCGAGCCTACGCTCGCCCGCGCTTTCCGCCACCCCCGGGCTCTTCCCCACTACCCGCCCGGGTATCCCGCCACCCTGGAGCGCATCCAGCGGAGCGTGCGCCGTCACCGGGGGCTCGCGCTCGCGGGGAACGCTTACGGAGGGGTGGGCGTCCCGGACTGCATCCGGAGCGGGGAGACGGCAGCCGAGAGAGTCCTCTCCGACCTCAGTTGA
- the clpP gene encoding ATP-dependent Clp protease proteolytic subunit: MSPDREPRKDDEVRPRLWLAERLFEARTILISGEIHSELAREVVAQLLAMASVSNDDITIFLHSPGGHVESADTIHDMIGFVEPRVIMVGTGWVASAGAHIYLAVPKEDRYCLPNTRFLLHQPWGGAGGRATDIGIEAEEILKMRNRLNRIIAERTGQPLKKVERDTERNFWMSAQEALEYGLVGKIVTSAAELKKR, encoded by the coding sequence ATGAGCCCGGATCGAGAGCCGCGAAAGGACGACGAGGTGCGCCCCCGTCTCTGGCTCGCGGAACGCCTGTTCGAAGCGCGCACGATCTTGATCTCCGGCGAGATCCACTCCGAGCTCGCTCGGGAGGTCGTCGCGCAGCTCCTTGCCATGGCCTCGGTGTCGAACGACGACATCACGATTTTTCTCCACTCGCCCGGAGGGCACGTGGAGTCGGCGGACACGATCCACGACATGATCGGTTTCGTCGAGCCGAGGGTGATCATGGTCGGCACGGGCTGGGTCGCGAGCGCCGGGGCCCACATCTACCTCGCGGTCCCGAAGGAAGACCGGTACTGTCTCCCGAACACGCGCTTTCTGCTTCACCAGCCCTGGGGAGGCGCGGGAGGGCGTGCGACCGACATCGGCATCGAAGCCGAGGAAATCCTGAAGATGCGCAACCGGCTGAACCGCATCATCGCCGAGCGGACCGGACAGCCGCTCAAAAAAGTCGAGCGGGATACGGAGCGCAATTTCTGGATGTCCGCGCAGGAGGCGCTCGAGTACGGGCTCGTGGGAAAGATCGTCACCTCGGCGGCCGAGCTGAAAAAGCGCTGA
- a CDS encoding 4-hydroxybutyrate CoA-transferase has product MEKAADWRALLGRKLVTPDEAVRHVRPGSLVRLPLGPVPLTLLEALARRKGELEGVRVLQGATAAPHPWTREPSAWHGIVDYVTDFASVLVRDAVAGRWADFLVTDYSIGSRVREGGRRDNWSADAFFALVSEPDETGTVGFGYSLWHSRSLLRSAKLRVAEVARGVLRTCGENAVALDEFDLVVESTAAPRESRSPYPALSPERVEVTETVGAYVSTLVSDGDTVQIGTGTLSSCMGGYLEGKRDLGIDSEILVASAVELVKKGVATGIHKTYHPGVATGSFIVPGADFAFCHRNPRIALYDIEWVNHLPRIASIRNLVAINQASAIDLTGQVASESIGATMYTGPGGQLVWTMGALLAPGGRAVHVLPSTARRGQVSRIVPELPGGTVVTVPRTFVDFVVTEYGIANLQGLTQRERALALVDLAHPKFRAWLRSEARRRFWP; this is encoded by the coding sequence GTGGAAAAGGCCGCCGACTGGAGAGCTCTTCTCGGACGGAAGCTCGTCACCCCCGACGAGGCCGTGCGGCACGTTCGCCCGGGGAGTCTCGTCCGTCTGCCGCTCGGGCCGGTTCCGCTGACCCTTCTCGAAGCGCTCGCCCGCCGTAAGGGCGAGCTCGAAGGCGTTCGCGTCCTGCAAGGTGCGACGGCGGCACCCCACCCCTGGACGCGGGAACCTTCCGCCTGGCACGGGATCGTGGATTACGTCACGGACTTCGCCTCCGTACTCGTCCGCGACGCGGTCGCGGGACGCTGGGCCGATTTCCTCGTGACGGACTATTCGATCGGCTCCAGGGTGCGCGAAGGCGGCCGGCGGGACAACTGGTCCGCCGACGCGTTTTTCGCCCTCGTCTCGGAACCGGACGAGACGGGAACGGTGGGCTTCGGCTACAGTCTCTGGCACTCCCGATCGCTTCTGCGCTCGGCGAAGCTCCGGGTCGCGGAAGTGGCCAGGGGCGTTCTCCGGACGTGCGGAGAGAACGCCGTCGCCCTCGACGAGTTCGACCTCGTCGTGGAGTCCACCGCGGCGCCCCGGGAGTCCCGCTCTCCCTACCCTGCTCTTTCGCCGGAACGGGTAGAGGTGACCGAAACGGTCGGCGCCTACGTTTCTACCCTCGTTTCCGACGGGGACACGGTGCAGATCGGGACGGGCACGCTTTCTTCGTGCATGGGGGGTTATCTCGAGGGGAAGCGAGACCTCGGCATCGATTCGGAGATCCTCGTGGCCTCGGCGGTCGAGCTGGTGAAAAAGGGTGTCGCGACCGGGATCCACAAGACCTACCATCCCGGCGTCGCCACGGGTTCGTTCATCGTGCCGGGAGCGGACTTTGCTTTCTGCCACCGAAATCCCCGGATTGCGCTCTACGACATCGAATGGGTGAATCACCTTCCGAGAATCGCGAGCATCCGGAACCTGGTCGCGATCAACCAGGCGTCGGCGATCGACCTGACGGGACAGGTGGCCTCGGAGTCCATCGGGGCGACGATGTACACCGGCCCGGGCGGCCAGCTCGTCTGGACCATGGGGGCGCTTCTCGCACCGGGAGGCCGTGCGGTTCACGTTCTTCCTTCCACGGCCCGGCGCGGGCAGGTGTCCCGGATCGTTCCGGAACTCCCGGGCGGCACCGTGGTCACGGTGCCTCGCACGTTCGTCGATTTCGTCGTGACGGAGTACGGGATCGCGAATCTCCAGGGACTCACGCAGCGCGAGCGGGCACTCGCCCTCGTGGACCTCGCGCACCCGAAGTTCCGGGCTTGGCTGCGGTCGGAGGCGCGGCGGCGGTTCTGGCCTTGA
- a CDS encoding glycosyl transferase family 1 (possible pseudo, internal stop codon): MSKEPLRICLLSYRGNPRSGGQGIYLRHLSRALASLGHEVHVWSGQPYPELDDGVHFDPLPSLDLWNEEAFFRIPRPSELTDPINVFEWLATITGGFPEPRTFCWRALRRYRRLPPEGRFDVVHDNQSLGTGLLELRKLVPVVATIHHPITVDYRLGLRAERSWKKRWGLRRWYTFIPMQKRVARVLDRIVTVSETSARDIAREFGLRPERLRVVPCGVDLDLFRPLPGIPRRGDRIITTVSHDAPLKGMAFLLEAFAELLRERPGLSLTVIGGRNGDSPTAKKVRELGLDGSVRLTGRVATEEIVRLYAESTVAVVPSLYEGFGLPAAEAMACEVPVVSSDAGALPEVVGRDGSSALLVPPGDPRSLKEAISALLDAPERRAEMGAAGRKRVETLFSWRRAAELCVEIYREAIEERRALGC; this comes from the coding sequence ATGTCCAAGGAGCCACTGCGGATCTGTCTTCTCTCCTACCGGGGGAACCCTCGGTCCGGCGGGCAGGGGATCTATCTGCGCCACCTGAGCCGCGCGCTCGCCTCGCTCGGGCACGAAGTCCACGTCTGGAGCGGCCAGCCCTACCCGGAACTCGACGACGGCGTGCACTTCGACCCGCTGCCGAGTCTCGACCTCTGGAACGAGGAGGCCTTCTTTCGGATCCCGAGACCGTCGGAGCTCACCGATCCGATCAACGTCTTCGAGTGGCTCGCCACGATCACGGGCGGGTTTCCCGAACCCCGCACGTTCTGCTGGCGGGCGCTCAGGCGCTACCGTCGGTTGCCACCCGAGGGCCGGTTCGACGTCGTGCACGACAACCAGTCGCTCGGTACGGGGCTCCTCGAGCTGCGCAAGCTCGTGCCGGTCGTGGCCACGATCCACCACCCCATCACGGTGGACTACCGGCTCGGCCTGCGCGCCGAGCGGAGCTGGAAAAAACGCTGGGGCCTCCGGCGCTGGTACACGTTCATCCCGATGCAGAAGAGGGTGGCACGGGTGCTCGATCGGATCGTTACGGTGTCGGAGACCTCGGCCCGTGACATCGCCCGGGAGTTCGGCTTGCGGCCCGAGCGGCTCAGGGTCGTGCCGTGCGGTGTCGACCTCGACCTCTTCCGGCCCCTTCCCGGGATTCCGCGCCGCGGGGACCGCATCATCACGACCGTCTCGCACGACGCGCCGCTGAAAGGCATGGCCTTTCTGCTCGAAGCCTTCGCCGAACTTCTCCGCGAGCGTCCGGGTCTTTCGCTCACCGTGATCGGCGGCCGCAACGGCGACTCTCCGACCGCGAAAAAAGTGCGCGAGCTCGGGCTCGACGGTTCCGTCCGCCTCACGGGGCGCGTAGCCACCGAGGAAATCGTCCGGCTCTACGCGGAGTCCACGGTCGCCGTGGTTCCGTCGCTCTACGAAGGCTTCGGGCTTCCGGCCGCGGAAGCCATGGCGTGCGAGGTGCCCGTCGTCTCGAGCGACGCCGGTGCTCTACCGGAGGTGGTCGGACGCGACGGGTCGTCCGCGCTGCTCGTCCCTCCGGGAGATCCCCGGAGTCTCAAGGAGGCGATCTCGGCTCTCCTGGACGCCCCGGAACGCCGCGCCGAGATGGGAGCGGCCGGCCGAAAGAGGGTGGAGACGCTTTTCAGCTGGCGGCGAGCGGCCGAGCTCTGCGTGGAAATCTACCGGGAAGCGATCGAAGAACGGCGGGCGCTCGGGTGTTGA
- a CDS encoding aldolase: MWTDAEAKDQVVQITNELFSMGLLTATGGNISAIAADEETIWITPSQLYKGGITASDLVRIREDGSVVEGTRNPSVEWQMHWASYRARPGSTGAVHTHAPIATAFGICNLTFPPINTDAIFLRDTVTVPWYMPGSKELADAVGEALRKSRGAILQNHGLMTVGESLRKAATRAMILEETAKIVLYCRQFGEKMTLIPDEWVQRLAPLADFI, translated from the coding sequence ATGTGGACCGACGCCGAAGCGAAAGACCAGGTCGTGCAGATCACGAACGAGCTCTTTTCCATGGGGTTGCTCACGGCCACGGGGGGGAACATCAGCGCGATCGCGGCGGACGAAGAAACCATCTGGATCACGCCGAGCCAGCTCTACAAGGGGGGAATCACGGCTTCGGACCTGGTGCGGATCCGCGAGGACGGAAGCGTCGTGGAGGGAACCCGGAATCCTTCCGTCGAGTGGCAAATGCACTGGGCGTCCTACCGCGCGCGTCCCGGCAGCACGGGAGCGGTCCACACGCACGCTCCCATCGCGACGGCCTTCGGGATCTGCAACCTGACCTTCCCTCCGATCAACACGGACGCGATTTTCCTGCGCGACACCGTGACGGTGCCGTGGTACATGCCGGGCTCGAAGGAGCTCGCCGACGCAGTGGGCGAAGCTCTCAGGAAAAGCCGGGGGGCGATCCTCCAGAACCACGGGCTCATGACGGTGGGCGAGTCGCTCCGCAAGGCAGCGACTCGCGCCATGATCCTGGAAGAAACGGCGAAGATCGTCCTCTACTGCCGGCAGTTCGGCGAGAAGATGACCCTCATACCGGACGAGTGGGTCCAGCGGCTCGCCCCGCTCGCCGACTTCATCTGA
- a CDS encoding methyltransferase translates to MLTVDLSLLALEPGNTVLDLGCGTGRHARALRMLDGVRAVALDLSEKEIGAAAGSLREMDGNGARGPWLAVRGDAYVLPFRDASFDCVVASEIFEHLDEDDLAFREVTRVLRPGGILALSVPRFGPEAVCWALSSSYRHSEGGHVRIYRERELRRKLSRHGYDVYARHFAHGLHSPYWWLRCLVGLENEDAWLVRRYHDLLVRDLFEKPWWTRALDRTLTPFVGKSLVLYARRVV, encoded by the coding sequence GTGTTGACGGTCGACCTTTCTTTGCTTGCTCTCGAGCCCGGGAACACCGTGCTCGACCTGGGCTGCGGCACCGGCCGCCATGCGCGGGCGCTCCGGATGCTCGACGGGGTCCGGGCGGTGGCGCTCGACCTCTCCGAAAAGGAGATCGGAGCCGCGGCCGGTTCCCTCCGCGAGATGGACGGGAACGGGGCGCGGGGTCCGTGGCTCGCCGTGCGGGGCGACGCCTACGTGCTGCCGTTTCGCGACGCGTCTTTCGACTGCGTGGTCGCCTCGGAAATTTTCGAGCATCTCGACGAGGACGATCTGGCGTTCCGGGAAGTTACGAGGGTTCTTCGACCCGGCGGGATCCTGGCCCTTTCCGTGCCCCGGTTCGGTCCGGAGGCGGTTTGCTGGGCGCTCTCCTCTTCTTACCGGCACTCCGAGGGCGGGCACGTGCGCATTTACCGCGAACGGGAACTCCGCCGGAAGCTCTCGAGGCACGGTTACGACGTCTACGCGCGGCATTTCGCGCACGGGCTGCACTCGCCCTACTGGTGGCTCCGTTGCCTCGTCGGCCTCGAGAACGAAGACGCGTGGCTCGTCCGGCGCTACCACGACCTCCTCGTCCGCGACCTTTTCGAGAAACCCTGGTGGACCCGCGCGCTCGACCGGACGCTCACGCCGTTCGTCGGCAAGAGTCTCGTGCTCTACGCGCGGCGGGTCGTCTGA